In Pristis pectinata isolate sPriPec2 chromosome 2, sPriPec2.1.pri, whole genome shotgun sequence, the sequence cctttgttcaagaagggaaatagggataatccataTAATTATcagccagtgagcctcacatcagtggtagggaagctattggagaggatactgaaggataggatttatgtgcacttggaaaggcatggcccacttagggacagtcagcatggcttagtgcaGGCAAGCCATGTCTAATacacttgatcgagttttttgaggaggtgacaaaggagcttgatgagggtaaggcagtggacattatctacgtggattttagtaaggcatttgataaggttcctcatggtaggttgattcaggagATAAAGACGCATGcgatccagggtgaattgtaagcttggattcggaactggcttgcccataaaagacagagagtaggggtggaaggttgttatttTGGCTGAAGGTccatgaccagtagtgttccacagggatcagtgctgggacctctgttgtttgtgatatatatcaatgacttggatgaaaatgtagatgggcggattagcaagtttgtggatgacaccaaaattggtggaattgtggacagtgtaaaggactatcaaagaatacagcgggatttAGATCAGTtagagatatgggcagagaagtggcagatggaatttaatctgggcaagtgtgaggtatttcactttgggaaatcaaatgaaaggagaaagtatacagttaatggtcagccccttaatagcattgaggtacatagggatcttggggtccaggtctatagttcactgaaagtgactatgcaagtggataaggtgctaacgaaggtgtatggcattgttcattggtagggatgttgagtataagagtaaggaagtcatgttgcagctatataaaactttagtcagactgcacttggagtattgcgtgcagttctgtttgtcccattatgggaaggatatggagaccgtggagagagtacagaagaggttcaccaggatgctgcctggatgagagggcttgaactatcaggaaaggttgaacaaacttgggttgttctcctagagcatcagaggctgaggggagacctgacagaagtttttaaaattatgagaggcatagatagggtggaaatcagaatctgttccccagggtagaaatgtcaaacaccagaggacatgcttttaaggggggaagtttaaaagtgacgtgaggggcaagttttttacgcagagagcggtacgtgcctggaatgggttaccaggggtagtagttgaagcaggcagtttggtggagtttaagaagcttttagatagacatatgaatgtgaagggaatgaagggatatggatgatacacaggaagaggacagttAGTGTAAATTGGCTTCAAGATTGGcacacatcatgggccaaatggcctgtccagtgctgtactgttctatattctatggatCTGGAGGGTTGGGAGGGGTGGAACCCTCCCAGCATCACAGATGTGTTCAAACCAGCCAGTGTTCTCATCGCATCTTGAAATCCATGCTCAATGTCATGCATGACTCATGCATGCTCTGGACCTTTCTCTGCAGAACACCGGATTACAAGATCTGAAAGCTATCATGTTTCCACTTTATCCTTTGCCTTGTTTGGTTCTGCAAAAGGTAacttcttcctttcctttctgaTGTCAAAGATCACAAACTTGAACTCCAGTACTCCTCCTGACCCTTCTCTCCCTTCACTTTCCTCTCCCCCCAATTCCACCCTCTGCCGTGTTTCCACAATCCTTTCCAATCTTCCCATTTCTGATTCCAAACTATCAGTCTTCAGCAGAAGCCTTGTCTTCATCCCCCTACATCCTCGTCTCAATGAATTCTGCACCTGAAATGACATTGAACTCTTCTTCCACGTCTCTGCCCATTTCTTTGTCCAGGAATCTTTACCAGATTGCAGACCCTTTCTGGAATTTTCAGTTCACCTGGACCTCTCCCTCTGACCTTTTATCCTCTCTGGATCTGTTTATTGCTAACTACAGAAGGGACATTGATTGCCTTGATGTTTCCATTGCCTGCACTCACTTTACCCTATCCCCGTCTGAGTTTGCAGTGCTCTGTTTACAATGAATCAGTCAAGATCTTGTCATCAAATCAACGGAAAAAAGTGGCGCTGTTTTTATGTCACTCTCACCACTATCTTGCAAAGGCCAAACACCAACTTTCATACACATCCTCAGACCTCCCTCTGGACATCAAGCCATTGTCTCCAACACAGTCAAAGACCTAATTTATTCAAGATATCTTCCTCCACAGCTTTCACCTTTGTAGCACCCCAACACTGCACTCCCATTTCTATCTcctgcccaagatccacaagcaggactctCTGGGCAGACCTATTGTTTCAATCTGCGCTTGCCTCTTTGAACTTATCTCGTCCTACTGTTCTAACAAAGATTCttgaacatgaaatgttaactttgattctctatccacagatggtgcctgacctgctgagtgtttctagcattttctgtttttgtttcaggcttCCGGCATCTGCAATCATTTTGATTTTTACTGTAAAGAAAAAATTGGCTATGACTCAGTGTAGTTCAGCACAAAGTTCAATCAATAATGTCAACTTCTGTTTCTTTTGGATTAATCCACAGGATCAAGCCATTTTAATAAACCATGCTTAAAATGACTTATTGAGTGAAATaataagagaaaatgctgaaaatatttaggAGGTCAGTTGGCATCTATGTGTACAAAAACAGTTATATGGTCAATGATCTACAATCCAATTAATGACAGTCCACTGGTCTAACATATTGTCTCTGCTTCCCTGCTCATAGGTACTGCCTGCCATTCTATGTAATTCAATCCATTCTTTAAAGAATAAATATTGTCACTATCTCCTATATGCTATGGAGAATATATAGAAACTATTTTTAACTCAATGTTAAGATTGGGTAATGCTTAAATATACTTGAATATATTTATTCATAAAGTATATAATTCAGCAGCCGAGTAGAATGATTGCTCCCTCAACGCATTCATTATATAGGTCTAGTCTGTGGAAAAATGTATTAATGCAAACACAAATTGGTAGACATTAATCATGActtttctattttgtttattttgccttTAATTTTACCAGCATCTGGAACATTTCCACCATCAGATGCAGTAGAGAGGCTTGTACTTCAATTTCgcaaaggaagcaaaaaaaaactaggcAGAGATAGTGGCAGAAGATGGTTTGTGCACATTTTGACAAGCACAATTAAAGATATGAGTCATGGCACGACACTCTGATGCCTCCGCTGAACCACATTATGCTCTGTGGTTAATGAGATCACAACAGAAAGAATGCAAAGCCCAGgtttccagaaagaagcagacCTATAGTCAGAAAGGAGATGAGATCATACTGGGCAGCAGTCTGGGCAACTGAGTGTGAGATCAGTATTCAAGCATGTGTATATCATACTGCAGGTAGTATAGTACATTTTAATGCTGGCTGGAACTGGAGTCAATTAGAATGAGTGTGAGAAATTTCTGCCAATCTGGATGTCATCCCACTGATGATGTGTAACTGATGAGGTACTGGATACTAAATCAAAATAAACATGAAGTAAAATATTCAATACACAGCATGGGCATTCTTTTCATTTAAATCATATTTCTCTTTGCATTCTTGTTCAAAATTTAACTCAATAAATTTGAGGTTGCACTCTACTGtatttattttgtgtttgtcattttctttgtactttattttgttcttctgGGTTTAAGTCCCTAAACACTCATCAATTTACACAGAATAAGATGTGATTATGAATCATACTGCATAATACAAACATATTGATGTATTCATATGAAAATCCTTTCCCTGCTACTATAATGAGAGTATTAATGTATGTATTTAATCACACTGCAAGACTGTATCCAGTAGATTAGGTTGCATATTGTGTCCAGTActttaaaacaataaaaacaaaactggattTGTTCCTAAAATGGTAAGAGAAACAGCTCCAATTTATACTTATTTATTAAGTTCTGATTTCCTAAACACTCTTGACCAATTGCAATTTTTAATAAAAGTTTGAGTGGGAAATCATTGTTGCATGGGTGCTGAGTGAGAGAAAGCAGAGCACCATACATGTGTACTCAGTCTCCACAGACAATATTGGTTTACACCTTGTGCTGTGAGGAAACTTGGAAAAGTTGATGAGTTGATAGTaaaaacacctctgttcagtcatCTGAAATTTGTTTCTAAAACAGTTCTTTGTTTTCCTGGGAATTCTTTGCCAGCagcaagaatttttaaaaattaattatggGATGTCGCTGCATTCATTGCCTGTCCCTGATTGTCCTTGAACTCAACGCTTATTTCATTATTTCAGCAGACAGTTAACCACATTGATTAGATTCTGGATTCACATATGGGCCAGACCAGGTTAGAACtgcaaattccttccctaaaggatattAGTTTTTACAGTAATCTAGTTCTTCACAGTCACTGACATCGATACTATCTTTCTTTTAAAACCAgtttctttaaattatttgaatgtaaattcctcagctgccacaATGGTATTTAAGTACATATCTTCAAATCATTAGTATAAACCTATGGATTATTGGTCGAGTAATGAAACAATGTCAGTATATATTTTCTGAATGAAGTAGTACTATACTTATATTGAGTGCCAGTGTTTTGCAGAAGATCTTCCTGCACTGCCACCAAATTAACTGAACAACTGTGACATCATGCATTGCTTGTGCacggtgataagaggcatagatcgagtggacagtcagagactttttcctcgggtgaaaatggctaacacgagggggcataattttaaggtgattggaagaaggtatgggggggatgtcagaggtaagttttttaacacagagggtggtgggtgcgtggaacgcactgccggcataggtggaggaggcaaatacatcagggacatttaagagactcttagatcggcatatgaatgatagaaaaatggagggctctgtgggagggaagggttagatagatcttagagcaggataaaacgtcggcacaacatcatgggccgagggcctgtattgtgctgtaatgttctatgtgccCAGCAAACAattataatcatagagtcatacagcctgagaacaggcccatcagcccattgagactgtaccaaccatcaagcactatgtcctacattaatcctattttattttccccagactCTCATCAGCTCCTAGATtccagcactcacctacacattggagAAATTTACACTGTCAAATTAatcaaccaacctgcatgtctttagaacatgggaagaaactggagcccacacagtcacagggagaacatacaaactccactggaagccaggattgaacttgggtcattggagctgtgaggaaacaTCTCCtttagctatgccactgtgctgtccagaCAATGACAGCCTGTTACCacttaaaataatgtaaaattgtTCTAAGATATTTTCTTGCAGCCCAAGAGGGTGATTGAATCGATTGCCAGTGCATAAGAAACTTGCCGTAGGATTGTCTTGGTGGCAACACGCAGGCAGAAGAGTTTGAACGTGATGGCAATTACAGCATGCAATGCTTGAAAGATTGGCCAGACAAATGGCTCTCTGACAGGATGTGAGTTTGATTGGAGTCATACATGAGGCAAGCTGCAAGCAGAAAAGCTGAAAAGCTGCCACCCAGTATTACCAGAAACAGCTAAACTGTTTTGATGGTTGGGATTCAGTTTAACAGGTTCCACCAAGCTAGATtgttcagcttcctcctgagatcccattGAAACACATTGGGTCTGGTTATGTTCAGCAATGTTTTATTGGACAGAACATGTGTAATCCCTGTTACATTGGTCCTATGCAGATGACTAATTAAGTGTGTGCCACCGATATATTGTACAATGTTGGACTTGCAATGCACACACTTGTTTGCTTTTCTCACTGTCTAGGATGGGACAGAGTTGGGTTTCAAGCATCAGACTATGGGCTTAGAAGTGGATGAGAGTAAGGGGACTGGAGTGGTGAGGCTGTTAGAGGATCAATCTAGAGATAGCACAGTTCATATCTGGTAAAGGAAAATTGGAATCTGGGGTGCGGAATTAAAATTGGTCAGAGCAGAGATTTCAGCCAGATGGAAATTGGCTCCTTGTGGGGAAACATTTGGTTGGTGATCCCAAGGTTAGAAGGTAGATATTAGTACTTACTTTAGATGGGTCCCAGTCCAACCGAGCAATATTAAAACCTAGTCATCCCAAGAGTGAGCAATGATGGTCACTCCTCAGAATAATGTGGTAATATTTCCCCTCCAATTCTCCAGCTGGGACTGACATCTGACACAGAAACCACTTCAGGTATATCAGCTGAGTACTGCACTATTGAATATCTGCAGTGGCTCAAAATGACTTGGAAATGGCTATTATTGGTTTTACTCAGGAAATATCCTGTTACAATTGCACATCCCTGAACAAACGCCACTACACAATCGAAGTTTTAGGCATATTTGGCTGAACAACATTCAGTTCTATCCAGCTGACAGCCAAATATAACAATTTCCCTCAAATCACAATGCAAAATTCCTTTCATGGACGCATTAGTTATGGTttagtttcatttttttattattattctcaGGTATTCTATGAGTAAGACAAGATTTTTAATGAGATCCAGCGTAAGAATGCCTTACCTGAATATTTTTCCACATGATGAAGAACTGGTGAGCTGTTAGGAGTTGAAACGGTGAGAAATTCCTGAGTGCTGCTCACTTTAGAACTTGAAGTCCCAGCAAAACTCACTGAAGTGGTAGTGGCAGCTGAAGATTCTTGTGGGTCTGATGTCTGATTTGTCAGTACTTGTAGCTCAGTGGAGATAGTTTCATCCGTGGTGTTGGAGCTGGAGGTATTATCTGGAATGCCATACTCTCTCTGAATATGGCTAAAACTTGAATTGTCACTTAGACCAGTACTGACATTGCTATATGTATCTGTGGTTTCAGAACTGTAGTTATCAGGTGATTGGGAACTGGTGGCAGTTTCACCATCCATTGTTGGAGATAGATTCTCCTCATGAGTTGCAGTGGAATTGAATGTATTCTCAAGAACTGGCATTGAAGTAGATTGCTCTATGTTACTTGTGTTACTTACTTGATAAGTAAGTGTAGTTTCACTGTCAGTCACCACTGCCAAGGTACCTATAATAAAAAGAAAAGTGATTAGCATGCCATCTATTGAGATTACGCTTCATATCTAGAATTCCAAACAAATCATTTTCGACAGTGAGTTGCCTCACTTACTCAGTGCTTGCCTTTACCTTGGGACTATGATACTAAACCACACAGCCCAGTTTCTCTTTCTAGTCCATACTGCAAAAGCAGCTTTCTGTTAGGACCTGAATTGGGTAACCAGAATTGGTCTTGGATGAGGAAGAGGAAATATCAGGATGACCTGAAGGCTGAGTGATTTGTAGCAGAATACATATGTACATTGACACTGGGTAAGGACTGACTGCATTAGTTTAAGATGCCTTCTGTGGTGGAACAGCTTGCCAACATTCACTCTCACATTTCATAGAAGAATGACCACTTTGGGAGAAACAAACAAATGACCTGTATCATTTGCTCTGATTTCTTCTAGTTTTTTCAGAAAGTCAATGTCATAGagaagtacagcacaaaacaggccctttgacccattgagtccacaccaaccatctgccaccactaatcccacattaatcccatttcttgtctccccacattcttatcaactgcccccagattctaccattcacctacatactaagggcaatttactgtggccaatcaacctaccagacCACATGTCtctgggatatgagaggaaactagagtacctggaggaaagccacataatcacagggagaacatgcaaactccacgcagagagctcccaagatcaggactgaaccttcATCACTGGCACTATGAGGTAGTGGCTGTACTAGCTGCACTACAGTGGTGCTAGTGTTATTTTCAGATAAATACTTCTTTGTCCAGAGAGATATTTGTATAAAAAAGATTGCTGTACAATTAAGCACATATTTTTTCTgggtttgattttaaaaatctcagccatgtTTTCAAATTTTTCTCCAGTCTCACCccttcctatctctgtaacctaaTACATCTTGACAATCTTCCAAAGTATTTGCAATCTTCCAGTTCTCAACTCTTGTGCATCCTTAATCACTTCACCGCTGATGGCTATATCTTCAGCTGCTCAGGGACCAAACTGTGGAATTTCAACTTTATCCTCTCTACCCTCTCTTCCTTAAAAGCTACCTCTTTAACTTCCTCCGGCAGAATGTTTGTTGCGTCTCTTTAACTTGTCCAAACATCTTCCATGTCCTAGTGTCAACTACACttgataatattcctgtgaagtgccttgagatggTTTGATGTTAAAGATGCTACAGTTTCTTTTCGTTATACTGCATGCATGGCCTATAGAATGTAATAGATTACCTTCCCTTTTgactctccttccttcccctctgCACCTGAAGGTGTCATTTTGTTGCAATTTTATCCATTCACCAATTTCTCAGTAACTTGTCCATCTAGCTAATCTTCACACGTAATAGTGAACATCATTCCGGCAGAGACTGGACCCACAGCTCAGCTTGATCCTACCTTCCCCATCAGGAAGCACTGGAGAGATTGAAGGAGTAGTAATATTTGCTAATTTGTTTCCCTTTCTTAGTCCAGAAGCACAGCAATTAATTGCAGTTTTTGTCTGCTCCCTCGGGCATTAGATCTTCAACATTCATTTATGCAATAGTTCAGTACTTTATCACACAGTGCAGCTGCACACTGGTGAGTTAGCCAACACAACTGATCATTGATAAAACACATTACTTACATTCTAGTTCACATGTCAGCAACCATGGGAAATCAAACGTACAATCATAGCCCTGAACAGGTGTGTGCCAGATCTCACTGTAATCAGCAGATGTAGACTGCATATTAAAACTAAGTTACTGATCCATTATTCAGTAAATAAGAAATGCAAATAGAAGTTTATTGAATAGCATGTAGTAAGTAGCAAGACGGAAAGCAAAAGATGACATTTTTCAGTGCCTTACAATGTCATCAGGACATTCCAACAGACTTTACTATTAATGGATTACCTTGAAGCACAATCTCTATCAAACATTAGTTATATGCAGCATTTAATTTACAAATAACAAGCTCCGCAAAAAAACTAGTCAATGAAAGaccaataattggtaattggtttattattgtcacatgtactgagaagaGCTTTTGCatccatccagactgatcattccatacgtaagtgcatcaaggtagtacaaaaggaaaaaaaagaaacagaatgcagaatatagtgttacagttacagagaacgtgcagtgcatgtagacaaataaagtacaagggccatgacgaggtaaattgagagaccaagagttcatctttattgtacaagagatccattcaagagtctcataacagcgggatagaagccatccttgaacctggtggtacgtgttctcaagcttttgtatattttgcctggtgggaggggggagaagggagaatgactagggtgggaggggtccttgattatgttggctgctttcccgaggcagcaggaagtatcgacagagtcaatggaaaggTGGTTGTTTTTTGTGAGCGGGAGTTTGTGGTATGAATGTTTGGACAGGACACTGGGAAAGACACTATTCTTTCTTGCatgtctcatttgaaagacagGACTTCTGATAAAGTAGTACTCCCTCAGATCTGCACTGAAATATTGGATTCATTTATGTCTTCCGAGCATAGAATAGGATTTTGCATGTATCCTTCCAAGTCTCTATGGAAATCCAAATTAATGGAACAGTATCGATTCATAAGCTGAAAGATGATGTTACTATTAACTATCTCAGTGTTACTATAGTAGAAGTGCGTAAGTTCCATGTCTGACACTCAATCACTCAATAATCTGCATAAGGGAAGGAAACTGGCTACCCTTATACAGTCTAACCTACATGTGGCTTCAGTGTCACAGAAATAATAGCCTTCTATTTGGATTTATTACATACTAGTGACTAAAATTTCTGGACAAACCATTTTATTGGATCAAACTGAGGTGAAAAACAATATTAAGGATAAAAATGAatggaccataagaccataagacataggaacagaattaggccatttggccctttgagtctgctctgccattagatcatggttaatttattttttcctctcaactccattctcctgccttctccccgtagcctttgatgtccttactaatcaagaacctatcaacctctgctttaaatatacccaatgacttgccctccatagccatctgtggcaatgaattccacagattcaccaccctctggctaaagaaattcctcttcatctccagtctaaagggacatccttctattctgatgctgtgccctctggttctggactctcccactactggaaacatcctctccacatccacgctaccaggcctttcaatattcaataggtttcaatgagatcccccctcatccttctaaactccagcaagtacaggctcaGAGTCACCAAATActtctcatacgttaaccctttgattcctgggatcattcttataaacctcctttggaccctctccaatgccatcaCATATTTCATTAgatatggggcacaaaactgctcacaatacttcaattgtggtctgaccaacgccttataaagcctcatccttgcttttatattctagtcctctcgaaatgaatgctaacattgtatttgccttccttactaccgactcaacctgtaagttaacctttagggaatcctgcactaggactcccaagtccctttgcacctctgatttctaaatttgctccccatttagaaaatagtctatgcctttattccttcaatcaaagtgcatgaccatacacttctctATGCTGtattccgtctgccacttctttgcccattctcccaaccattCTTCCAATCCATTCAAGAATGGATTATGCAGTACGAAACTAGGCACCAGAGATGCCAAATCAACACCcatccagtgatccagaaaaGTTCTCTAAGCAAATGTTTGGCCATGTGAGTCAAAGTTGGGGCAGGTGTCCCCAGAGCCTGGTCAAGCCACAAGGTGATATAGTCTCACCCATATTtcaccctcagattcccctttacCTTGCTTGAGTATGTCCCAAATTCATGGCAAGCCAGACCTGTTACAGCTGGTGGTGCAATGGCTCAAGGTGGGAAGGAGGGGTCCAAGAGTACTGGCCTTTGGAAACCATGAAGTCTCATGACATCAGACAAAACATAAATAAGGAGATTTTTCTTGATTTCCAACTCACTGTTCTCTCTCACCACATGCAGTCATACTGTTGAAAATCTCTGAGAAGTAATATGGAGGTAGAAATAATGCAAAATCCATGTTAGGTGGGAAACCTATGTCCATCATCAAGACTGGTATGGCAGTAACAGATCTGCTGCACTTGGACATAGATAAAGAAAGTGGGAGTAAGCCATTTAGTGTGCCTGCTCCACTATTAATAAGATCCTGATTGACCTTTCTTCTTAGTGCAGtgttcctgcactaatcctacgTCATCTAATTCCCTAATATCTAAAATCTGTTGATCACTGTATTGAACATTGTCAGCATCTGAACTTCCACAACCATCTTGTGTACAGAATTCCAAACCACTGACCTAGcagtgaagaaataaagctggagGACCAATGTGAGGGAAAAGTCTATAacttcatcctcaccaatctacctggtatctatctatctatctatctatctatctatctatctatctatctatctatctatctatctatctatctatctatctatctatctatctatctatctatctatctatctgtctgtctgtctatctatctatctgtttgTCTACCTGTCTGTCTACCTGCCTgtctatgtctgtctgtctgtctgtctgtctgtctgtctgtctatctatctatctatctatttatctatctatctatctatctatctatctatctatctatctatctatctatctatctatctatctatctatctatctatctatccacctATACGTCTATCCATCTGAAAGACAACTGAAAGCTGGGCATCCCTGAGATGCTGTGAGCCATTCGCTGCAGAAACATTGTGTTTCATCCTAAGATGTAACTTTATAGCCTCACTCTACCATAACTACCAAACCTGGGGTATAGTAAGGAATGTCAATGTGGATGCTGTAAGGAATGCCTAAAGCTAAGAGGCCCATCCGGTGAAGACACAGTGCAGGACTACATGCACTCTAAATAGTGGAACCAGGAC encodes:
- the LOC127585962 gene encoding uncharacterized protein LOC127585962; its protein translation is MAYLAVSFKLLIIGGTLAVVTDSETTLTYQVSNTSNIEQSTSMPVLENTFNSTATHEENLSPTMDGETATSSQSPDNYSSETTDTYSNVSTGLSDNSSFSHIQREYGIPDNTSSSNTTDETISTELQVLTNQTSDPQESSAATTTSVSFAGTSSSKVSSTQEFLTVSTPNSSPVLHHVEKYSVTAIIIAVIVILILIISCCLLSFFLYRRKHRYSFDLSHKTAEDANIPLSSPILPGGFELTPDKENKKEGGMVNEDKTNHEKTSSPALNVPEESNEKQNNCETEINHPPDIPEQENTDTLDDWNFKSAASSFTDINLMDCATAK